Within the Paenibacillus pabuli genome, the region TGCACGATTTCAGGGACAGGTTCGCAAGCTGGCATACATAACGTTTGATGATGGACCAAGTGAATATACGGAACAACTGCTGGATATTTTGAAAGAGCATGAGGCCAAGGCAACCTTTTTCATGATTGGACGTCAGTTGAATCAACATAAGTCTGCGGTAGAGCGATTGGTCCAAGAGGGCAGCTACCCGGGGCTTCACAGTATGACACATAACTATAACACCCTGTACAAAAGCGGAAGCTCCGCGAACTTCGTGAAAGAATTCAAGAAGGAGCAGAAGATGGTGCAGGATCTGATTGGCTTCACGCCGCATCTGATTCGCGCTCCTTACGGCAGCAGTCCGCAGATCGATGAATCCTTCAGGGGCGACATTGCCGCAGCGGGTTTCAAAATGTGGGATTGGACGACAGACTCTCTGGATTGGAATCTTCCGGGTCAGCCGGACAAGATCGTGGCGCGTGTCAGCAAAAGTGTGCACCGGGACAAGGAAGTGATCCTGATGCATGAAAGGGAGCAGACGGTGCAGGCGTTGCCGCGTATTCTGAAATTGCTTGAAGATCGGGGTTATGAGTTCGAGGTCTACGATCCGAATGCACATTGGACTGCCAATTTTAGCGGAGATACCCGCTTGTAATCAGGGACGATAATACAAATGCAAGAGAGGAGACGACCGAGTGCGTACGTGGAAAAAATCAGCACTGGCTGCCGTCGGTCTGGCGTTGACGGTGATCACCAGTGCGTGTGGACAGCCGCAGGAGCCGGCTGCGAATCAGGTAAACCAACTGATCCTGAATGATCAGGAAATGGCTCAGAATCTGAAGGGACTTGCCCGTCATGAACGGGAGGAAATGGAATTGTACACATCGATTTTAAATAAGGGGAAAAACAAAAACAGTGACCTGGAGTCACTGCTGGATGAGGCGGAAGATCATATCGCCGAGCGGAGAAAACTGCTGGAGCAGGCGGAAACCTTGATGAAGCAGACACGGGAACGGACACCCGCTGTACGGGATTCCCTGGGACGATTATCTTTTGAAAAAGAAGAAACGCTCGTTCAGGCACAAACCGTTCTGGACCAATACGAGGCAAGAGCACAGGCATTTGAGGATTTTGCAGCTTT harbors:
- a CDS encoding polysaccharide deacetylase family protein: MRVQQQTAGENGGIASRSSRAKTHKRRRIRYGRLSAALILLALIITGLTYAFIGMTHWIKGYVAPPPIAVIEQPTKLGMIEMTPDVKEEPARFQGQVRKLAYITFDDGPSEYTEQLLDILKEHEAKATFFMIGRQLNQHKSAVERLVQEGSYPGLHSMTHNYNTLYKSGSSANFVKEFKKEQKMVQDLIGFTPHLIRAPYGSSPQIDESFRGDIAAAGFKMWDWTTDSLDWNLPGQPDKIVARVSKSVHRDKEVILMHEREQTVQALPRILKLLEDRGYEFEVYDPNAHWTANFSGDTRL
- a CDS encoding YkyA family protein, encoding MRTWKKSALAAVGLALTVITSACGQPQEPAANQVNQLILNDQEMAQNLKGLARHEREEMELYTSILNKGKNKNSDLESLLDEAEDHIAERRKLLEQAETLMKQTRERTPAVRDSLGRLSFEKEETLVQAQTVLDQYEARAQAFEDFAAFYEQSLDADELLYSLMRGSAEPNLVKIKRAIRERNSQYAHLAELRKQFNKQTKAFNGANAKLVQMEQAS